Part of the Sulfitobacter donghicola DSW-25 = KCTC 12864 = JCM 14565 genome, AAGGCCTCGGGCGGCAGGGTTTCCCTTGTACCGCGCCAAACACCTTGGCTGCGGTCATATTGCTCTAGCTGGCGGCGCAGCGCATCAGCCGCAATCGGCTGCATCTCATTGTCGATGGTTGCGCGTACCGTCAAACCGCCTGTGAAAAACTCACCCTCGCCAAAGTCTTCGGACAGCTGGCGGCGGATTTCATCCGAGAAATAGTCACGCGGCGGCAGATCCGCCTTAAAGCTTTCAAAATCACCATTCTGAACCGAGCGCAGCGGCTGTTCGCGCTCCTGCATATAGACTGCTTCGGTGATATAGCCGTTTTCGGACATCTCACGCAGAACAAAGTTTCGCCGCGCCAGCAGGCGATCCTTGCGGCGCACAGGGTGGAAATCTGAGGGCGCCTTGGGCAGGCTGGCCAGCATTGCCGCCTCATGCGGGGCAAGTTCGCTCAGCGTTTTGTTGAAATAGGTCTGGCTGGCCGCAGCAACCCCGTATGAGTTCTGCCCCAAGAAGATTTCGTTCATATAAAGCTCAAGGATCTTCTCTTTGTCCAAAGCCTCCTCAACACGCGCGGCCAGAATGATCTCTTTGATCTTCCGCTCGGCGCGGCGGTCCCCCGACAGCAAAAAGTTCTTCATCACCTGCTGGGTGATGGTCGAGGCCCCGCGCACATCTCTCCCGCGTGAGCGCACCGCATCCACCGCAGCCGCGCCAATACCGCGCAAATCATAGCCGTCATGGTCGTAAAAGTTTTTGTCCTCAGCCGAGATAAACGCCTGTTTGATCAGGTCGGGAATCGTATCGGCAGGGGCAAACAGGCGGCGCTCTTTGGCGAATTCATCAATTAGCCGCCCTTGGCCCGAATAAATCCGGCTGATCGTTGGCGGCGTGTATGAAGCCAGAGATTCGTGGCTGGGCAGATCGCGTCCATACATCCAGAAAATCGCCCCAATCGTCAGGGCCACCATGCCAATAGACATTGTTAGGGTGGTAAAAATACCCCCAAAGAAAGATAGGATCATCCGAAACACGCGCGACAGCTCCTTAATTGGCTGCTTGAATTAGCTTTCCCTATACGCGCATCAGCGCCAATGGTCAAAAGGCAAGCACGGGGAATTGTGGCGAAACGCCGCCCAATATCCCAACGCGAAACCCGCACCCCCTACCGCAAGGCGCGCGTGCTATTGGCGGATCAACGCCGCGTTGGCCTCATCCGCGTCCCGCCATGCCAAAACCGATTTTGTGATCCCCTCGGCCATGCCCTGCCGCCAGATAGGATCGCTGAGGTTTGCCAGATCACGATCCGAACTGAGAAACCCGATTTCCACCAACACCGAAGGGATATCTGCCGATTTCAAAACCGAAAAACCCGCCTCGCGCAGCGGACGGCGGTTCATCGGCCCTCCGGCCTCGGCCATCCCTGCGGCCAAATGCTGGGCCAGCGCCAGCGAGCGCGGCGTGGTTTCTAACCGTGCGTAATCTAACAAAATTTCTGCGACCTGATCGTCCGATCCCGTCAAATCCATCCCGATCAACACATCGGATCGGTCATGGCGCGCAACCAACTGCTGGGTCGCCTCATCCGCCGCGCCTTCGGACAACGTGTACACCGTGGCCCCCTTTGCCCCGCCTTGGCGCAGGATGTCCGCATGCAGCGAAATGAACAAATCCGCATGGTGGCTATGGGCCAGCGCCACACGGGTTTGCAGCGCAACAAAAATGTCCTCATCGCGGGTCAGCACCACATTCACCCCCGCCCGACGCAGCGCATCCGCCAAGGTGCGCGCAAAGCTCAGGATGATGTGCTTTTCGCTCACGCCTTCGCGCTCGGCCCCGGGGTCAATGCCGCCATGGCCGGGATCGATAACAACGGTAAACTTTCCGTCATCGGGTACCTTCGGCAGCTGAGCGCGCAGAAAACCACCCGCCCAATTGGGATCGGCAGGCGCGCCAGAGGCCGCGACAAAATCCGCTTCATCCGCGGTCTTGAGCGATATCTGCAACGTGGCGCGCCCTGTATTTGGATCAACGGGCATGCCGATCTCTTTGGGCAGCATCGGTTCGGCCAAATCCGCCACCAAGCGCGACCATCCGGGCTGAAACGCGCCAAAGCGCACCGCGCTCACGCGCCCCTGCTCGGGCAGAATATCCCCCGCCGTCACGCCAGAAAAATCCGCCTCGCGAAAATCAATCACCAGCCGCGCAGGATCGCTGAGCGTAAAGACGCGGAAAGGCACACCTTGGCTCAGCGCGAGGGACAATTCCGTGCGCCCCCACCAGCCATCCGTAATGGAACTGCTGGCCGCATCGACCCGCGCATGGGCCGTAAGCCCCTGAGCCACCGCATGAGATGCGAAGGCCAAGGCACAGATAAGGCTAAGTAAAACTGTTTTCATCACCGCTCCGGCCAAGATGCGTCTGGCTCTTTGGCTGCATCCTATCACTCTGGGTTGTGCAGGGTCCAGCGGTTCAACGCGATTGCATGAATGCCGCCAGCCGCGCCAGCCCTTCGCGAATGTCATCCGTGCTACGCGCATAAGAGAACCGCAGCGTGGTATGGCCACGGATCGGATCAAAATCTAACCCCGGAGTGACGGCAACACCCGCCTTGTCCAAAATCTCGGCCGCCAAGGCGCGGCTGTCATTGGTGATCTCGCTCACGTCAGCATAGACGTAAAACGCGCCGTCTGGTGGCGCGATGCGGTCAAACCCCGCCTTGGGCAGCCCGTCCAGCATCAAGGCGCGGTTGGCACGGTAGACATCCATATTGGCTTGCAACTCATCCTCGCAATCCATCGCGGCAAGGGCTGCCACCTGCGAGGCATGGGGCGCGCAGATGAACATATTTTGCGCGATCCGTTCCACCACGCGTACCTGATCTTCGGGCACAACCATCCAGCCGACGCGCCAGCCTGTCATCGAGAAATATTTGGAAAAGCTATTGATCACATAGGCTTCGTCCGTGATCTCCAGCGCGGTCACCGCCTTTTTCTCATACTCGACCCCGTGATAAATCTCGTCCGAGATGAAAGACGCCCCCGTATCATGGCACGCGTTGATCAGCGCCGACATGGCGGGGCGATCCAGCATCGTGCCTGTCGGGTTGGCAGGTGAGGCCACCATCAAACCTTGCAAATCCATCCCCGCAAAATCGCTTGGCACAGGTTGGAAACGGTTTTCCGCAGCACTGGGCAGATCAACGGGCTGCATACCCAAGGCGCCCAAGATCTGGCGATAGCTCGGGTATCCCGGTGCGCCGATGCCCACACGGTCGCCACTGTCAAACAACGCGGTAAACGCCAAGATAAAGCCGCCAGACGACCCCGAAGTAATCACCACCCGCGCAGGATCCAGATCGACGTTATACCACTCGCCATACATCCGTGCGACACGTTCGCGCAGCGCAGGCAGCCCCAAGGCCACTGTATACCCCAGCGGACCCGCATCCATCGCCGCCGTCAAAGCGCGCGCCGCCCCCTTTGGCGCACCTGTACCGGGCTGGCCGACCTCCATATGGATGATATGACGCCCCGCCGCCTCGGCTGCTGCTGCGGCCTGCATGACGTCCATCACAATAAAGGGATCGACCTCGGATCGGGTTGA contains:
- a CDS encoding N-acetylmuramoyl-L-alanine amidase, encoding MKTVLLSLICALAFASHAVAQGLTAHARVDAASSSITDGWWGRTELSLALSQGVPFRVFTLSDPARLVIDFREADFSGVTAGDILPEQGRVSAVRFGAFQPGWSRLVADLAEPMLPKEIGMPVDPNTGRATLQISLKTADEADFVAASGAPADPNWAGGFLRAQLPKVPDDGKFTVVIDPGHGGIDPGAEREGVSEKHIILSFARTLADALRRAGVNVVLTRDEDIFVALQTRVALAHSHHADLFISLHADILRQGGAKGATVYTLSEGAADEATQQLVARHDRSDVLIGMDLTGSDDQVAEILLDYARLETTPRSLALAQHLAAGMAEAGGPMNRRPLREAGFSVLKSADIPSVLVEIGFLSSDRDLANLSDPIWRQGMAEGITKSVLAWRDADEANAALIRQ
- a CDS encoding pyridoxal phosphate-dependent aminotransferase; protein product: MRNSTRSEVDPFIVMDVMQAAAAAEAAGRHIIHMEVGQPGTGAPKGAARALTAAMDAGPLGYTVALGLPALRERVARMYGEWYNVDLDPARVVITSGSSGGFILAFTALFDSGDRVGIGAPGYPSYRQILGALGMQPVDLPSAAENRFQPVPSDFAGMDLQGLMVASPANPTGTMLDRPAMSALINACHDTGASFISDEIYHGVEYEKKAVTALEITDEAYVINSFSKYFSMTGWRVGWMVVPEDQVRVVERIAQNMFICAPHASQVAALAAMDCEDELQANMDVYRANRALMLDGLPKAGFDRIAPPDGAFYVYADVSEITNDSRALAAEILDKAGVAVTPGLDFDPIRGHTTLRFSYARSTDDIREGLARLAAFMQSR